A part of Aegilops tauschii subsp. strangulata cultivar AL8/78 chromosome 2, Aet v6.0, whole genome shotgun sequence genomic DNA contains:
- the LOC141040909 gene encoding uncharacterized protein: MCYAVYFTAKKLKQYFQEHVVTVVSTVPIGKIMGCRDASGRVAKWATELAGHTILYDPRTTIKSQALADFRVDWTETQYLLPPPDTAHWRMHFDGSKMHSGLGAVIVLSSPKGNRHRYTLQIHFAASKNVADYAPASENGATDALAKINSSRQGIPSGVSLEHLHKTSDKTSPDSESIFVPDDQAACLPGPGTSEPSPGTTMTNPANANSDLIPGAAELGQGATLLNPAAVIPNPGAATSGPGAAAPEPAIVAVFTDKGIEILLDIHQGECGHHAASRSLVAKDFRHGLYWPTALQDVESLVLKCEGCQRFSKRSHQPASALRTIQITWPFAVWGLDMVGPFKTAQGGMTHLLLAVDKFTKWIEARPIKKLDGPIAVRFIKNVAGHYGVLNSIIMDNGTNFAKGVLTQYCSVSGIRLDLASMAHPQSNGHVERSAIYQQGLRHYHSKKIKPLAFCEGDLVLRLIQQQAGQHKLAAPWEGTFIVSKAL; encoded by the exons ATGTGTTACGCCGTGTAtttcaccgccaagaagctgaagcagtatttccaagagcATGTGGTCACAGTTGTGAGCACGGTCCCCATCGGCAAGATAATGGGTTGTAGGGATGCCTCTGGCCGAGTTGCCAAATGGGCAACCGAACTAGCCGGTCACACCATCCTCTACGATCCCCGCACCACGATCAAGTCTCAAGCTCTGGCCGACTTCCGCGTCGACtggaccgagacccagtacctgctaCCGCCGCCGGATACGGCGCACtggcgcatgcacttcgacggctccaaGATGCACTCCGGCTTAGGAGCCGTCATCGTGCTGTCCTCCCCGAAGGGCAACCGGCATCGCTACACGCTCCAGATCCACTTCGCTGCCTCCAAAAATGTTGCCGA CTATGCTCCGGCGAGTG AAAATGGAGCCACCGATGCGCTAGCCAAGATCAACTCATCCCGGCAGGGCATTCCGTCCGGTGTCTCCCTCGAGCACCTGCACAAGACGTCAGACAAGACGTCTCCGGACTCCGAGTCCATATTCGTCCCCGACGACCAGGCCGCATGTCttcccggcccagggacttctgAACCCAGCCCGGGGACTACCATGACCAATCCAGCCAATGCCAACTCCGACCTAATCCCGGGGGCTGCGGAACTCGGCCAGGGGGCTACCCTACTTAACCCGGCCGCCGTCATCCCCAACCCAGGGGCTGCCACCTCCGGCCCGGGGGCTGCCGCCCCAGAACCCGCCATCGTGGCCGTCTTCACT GACAAGGGCATAGagatcctcctcgacatacacCAGGGCGAGTGCGGGCATCACGCCGCCTCGAGGTCCCTGGTGGCCAAGGATTTCCGCCATGGTTTATACTGGCCTACGGCCCTCCAAGACGTCGAGTCGCTTGTCCTCAAATGTGAGGGATGCCAGCGCTTCAGCAAGCGCAGCCACCAGCCGGCCTCAGCACTACGAACCATCCAGATCACCTGGCCCTTCGCGGtgtgggggcttgatatggtagGACCTTTCAAGACCGCTCAAGGCGGCATGACGCACTTACTGctggcagtcgacaagttcaccaagtggatcgaagcacgGCCAATCAAGAAGCTAGATGGGCCAATAGCCGTCCGGTTCATCAAGAATGTCGCGGGACACTACGGCGTCCTGAATAGTATCATCATGGACAACGGCACCAACTTTGCCAAGGGCGTGCTCACGCAGTATTGCTCCGTCTCTGGCATCCGCCTCGACTTGGCCTCCATGGCCCATCCCCAGTCCAACGGCCATGTTGAGCG ATCCGCCATCTATCAACAAGGGCTGAGGCActaccacagcaagaagatcaagcccctcgcaTTCTGCGAGGGAGACCTCGTCCTCCGGCTCATCCAGCAGCaggccggccagcacaagctggCCGCCCCATGGGAAGGCACCTTCATCGTCAGCAAAGCTCTGTGA